The following coding sequences lie in one Hippopotamus amphibius kiboko isolate mHipAmp2 chromosome 7, mHipAmp2.hap2, whole genome shotgun sequence genomic window:
- the CCER1 gene encoding coiled-coil domain-containing glutamate-rich protein 1 produces the protein MTQTLDRKVDPLNLGGGWASSVPLRTWSSCHRRRRGAPIYRRRHRYGPKAEYEPPRKQPKQQYGPGPWFQPPRRPYWAVYSNWGPWGGPWRPPPAGFRKPPGWVQVIRVYGLHPPCLCCCSCWRAPWNPGWAMPPGRKKRWGRRGRGLRPHPRRPFQRSPPVDLRTLLRPVNLYGWRAPGMRAPRNTTQFIMNQVYEDMRQQEKLERQREALRAQQAQAGGTASLEGSFGNDAPLDGGEEDAGLQENLYGFRQNPSLAFSPDPDEENQFPTTQLVDEEGEEKNEEEECDEEECGGKELESEEEEDEEAEARDEEEVEEADSAEEEEEEEEGEEEEIEEEEIEEEEEGPEEDVQREEENNLPLEMPLSILVGAEEERENFINCPYLSPKQIIPEVSQEALLMLQDINC, from the coding sequence ATGACCCAGACCCTCGACAGAAAAGTGGATCCTCTTAACCTGGGCGGAGGCTGGGCATCCTCTGTCCCTTTGCGCACCTGGTCTTCCTGCCATCGAAGGCGCAGAGGCGCTCCGATTTACAGGCGGCGGCATCGCTACGGTCCCAAGGCCGAGTATGAGCCCCCGAGGAAACAGCCAAAGCAACAGTACGGTCCAGGCCCTTGGTTCCAGCCGCCCCGACGTCCCTATTGGGCCGTGTATTCTAActgggggccctggggagggcCCTGGCGCCCACCTCCGGCGGGGTTCCGGAAGCCCCCCGGCTGGGTGCAAGTGATCCGGGTGTACGGCCTGCACCCGCCCTGCCtttgctgctgctcctgctggcGCGCGCCCTGGAACCCTGGCTGGGCGATGCCCCCGGGCAGGAAGAAGCGCTGGGGCCGCCGGGGCCGCGGCCTGCGCCCCCACCCTCGCCGCCCTTTCCAGAGGAGCCCGCCCGTGGATCTGCGTACGCTGCTGCGGCCGGTCAACCTGTACGGGTGGCGGGCACCCGGCATGCGGGCGCCGAGGAACACCACCCAGTTCATCATGAACCAGGTCTACGAGGACATGCGGCAGCAGGAGAAGCTGGAGCGCCAGCGCGAGGCGCTGCGGGCGCAGCAGGCCCAGGCGGGCGGCACAGCCTCCCTGGAGGGCTCCTTCGGAAACGATGCGCCCCTCGACGGTGGCGAGGAAGACGCAGGGCTGCAGGAAAATCTGTATGGCTTTAGGCAGAATCCCTCTCTGGCCTTCAGTCCTGACCCAGATGAGGAAAACCAGTTTCCCACCACGCAGCTGGTAGacgaagagggagaggagaaaaatgaagaggaggaGTGTGACGAGGAGGAGTGTGGTGGCAAGGAGTTGGagagcgaggaggaggaggatgaagaggcagaggccagggatgaaGAGGAGGTCGAAGAGGCTGACTCtgcggaggaggaggaagaagaggaggagggtgaagaggaggagatagaagaggaagagatagaagaggaagaggaggggccgGAGGAGGATGTGCAGCGGGAGGAAGAGAATAATTTGCCTCTGGAAATGCCTTTATCAATCCTAGTGGGggctgaagaagagagagagaactttatAAATTGTCCTTATTTAAGCCCCAAACAGATAATTCCCGAAGTGTCACAGGAAGCTCTGCTCATGCTACAGGACATTAACTGTTAG